One region of Limnospira fusiformis SAG 85.79 genomic DNA includes:
- a CDS encoding TatD family hydrolase, whose protein sequence is MQLIDTHVHINFKSLATDLGGIRQRWRSAGVVSLVHSCVHPGEFAEIRAIADQVEELSFAVGLHPLDTEKWTETTASEIRTLAESDPRVVAIGETGLDFYKAKDEARQKEICQAQLEIARQLNKPVIIHCRDAAASMVELLRDFFDDKDHGPVRGVMHCWGGSPEEMQWFLDLGFYISFSGTVTFKNATQIQESARRVSSDRLLIETDCPFLAPVPRRGKRNEPAFVKYVAEKVSELRGVSLETLSQQTTKNASELFGLSVIPSKLTP, encoded by the coding sequence ATGCAGCTAATTGATACTCACGTTCACATTAACTTCAAGAGTCTGGCTACAGACCTCGGAGGTATCCGGCAGCGATGGCGGTCTGCTGGAGTGGTGTCTTTGGTACACTCCTGTGTTCATCCAGGGGAATTTGCCGAAATCAGGGCGATCGCCGACCAAGTAGAAGAACTATCCTTTGCCGTAGGGTTGCACCCTCTGGATACAGAGAAATGGACAGAAACCACAGCCAGTGAAATTAGGACTCTAGCTGAATCTGATCCGAGGGTAGTAGCGATCGGGGAAACGGGGTTAGACTTTTATAAGGCTAAGGATGAAGCCCGTCAAAAGGAAATTTGCCAAGCCCAACTGGAAATAGCTCGCCAACTAAATAAACCCGTAATTATCCACTGTCGAGATGCAGCCGCCTCGATGGTGGAACTGTTGCGGGATTTCTTCGATGATAAAGATCATGGTCCCGTGCGAGGTGTTATGCACTGTTGGGGTGGAAGTCCTGAAGAAATGCAATGGTTTTTAGACTTGGGGTTTTACATTAGTTTCAGCGGAACGGTAACCTTTAAAAATGCTACCCAAATTCAGGAATCTGCTCGTCGGGTTAGTAGCGATCGGCTATTGATTGAAACTGACTGCCCCTTTCTAGCTCCGGTTCCTCGACGAGGTAAACGGAACGAACCCGCCTTCGTGAAATACGTTGCCGAAAAAGTATCCGAACTCCGGGGTGTATCCCTAGAAACTCTGAGTCAGCAGACTACTAAAAATGCCTCGGAATTATTTGGCTTGTCCGTCATTCCTAGTAAACTAACCCCCTAA